The following proteins are encoded in a genomic region of Streptomyces collinus Tu 365:
- a CDS encoding PQQ-binding-like beta-propeller repeat protein, translated as MSQPPPPPPNQPPQGGFGPPQDQPPAAPPTPPAPQPGYGYPQQPPAPQQPQPGYGPPQPPAPQPGYGYPQAPAPQPPQPGYGQPQVPQPTQPQPGYGYPGAPQNPYAQQQPYGYPTVPVGPAPAQSGGGRNTTTFVIIAAALVVIALIVGGGVWYAKSSGGDGKKDDTAHSSGGTGGKNGSGGTTAGGKEKAPADPAAKVLFQAPMPKTSDTVVTAGSWLTDQVYAKSGIAQIVGYDPVKGTKLWTVELPGPVCSAARHVTADGRTAIVFQPKTPAKNSSAGCSQVAAIDLAKGTKLWTKTVKNADSTINLDNVTVAQHTVAVGSTNGGAAFDIDSGKALWQPKPGDTCYDAGYGGGAKLVAMRKCGSYGDRQLHVQTIDPASGKVISDYKMASGIEYASIVSTDPLVVAADVGDSAGDGSGISDYFSIDGRTGKLLARISAPGDTYAGRCDGITRIEDCREVVAGGGKLFVPTEEHDGTGKYSKTNEVVAFDLATGKETGQRAEAGDGYLLAPLRMDGGNLIAYKRPPYDKGGQVVSIDGGSFKATELLENPAAQDVRQAETTMLPDYAEILFGQGRLYMSSVYAHKASSYGKEYLLIAFGAGG; from the coding sequence ATGAGCCAGCCGCCCCCGCCGCCCCCGAACCAGCCGCCGCAGGGCGGCTTCGGGCCGCCCCAGGACCAGCCGCCCGCGGCCCCGCCCACCCCGCCCGCTCCCCAGCCCGGGTACGGCTACCCGCAGCAGCCCCCGGCACCGCAGCAGCCCCAGCCCGGCTACGGCCCTCCGCAGCCGCCTGCCCCGCAGCCCGGTTACGGCTACCCGCAGGCACCGGCACCCCAGCCGCCGCAGCCGGGCTACGGCCAGCCGCAGGTCCCGCAGCCGACGCAGCCGCAGCCCGGCTACGGCTACCCGGGCGCGCCGCAGAACCCGTACGCCCAGCAGCAGCCCTACGGCTACCCGACCGTGCCCGTCGGCCCGGCGCCCGCGCAGAGCGGCGGCGGCAGGAACACGACCACCTTCGTCATCATCGCCGCGGCACTCGTCGTGATCGCCCTGATCGTCGGCGGCGGCGTCTGGTACGCCAAGTCCTCCGGCGGCGACGGGAAGAAGGACGACACCGCGCACTCCAGCGGCGGCACGGGCGGCAAGAACGGCTCCGGGGGCACGACCGCCGGCGGCAAGGAGAAGGCGCCGGCGGACCCCGCCGCGAAGGTGCTCTTCCAGGCCCCGATGCCCAAGACCTCCGACACCGTCGTCACCGCGGGCTCCTGGCTCACCGACCAGGTGTACGCCAAGAGCGGGATCGCGCAGATCGTCGGCTACGACCCGGTCAAGGGCACCAAGCTGTGGACGGTCGAGCTGCCGGGCCCGGTGTGCTCGGCCGCCAGGCACGTGACGGCGGACGGCAGGACGGCGATCGTCTTCCAGCCGAAGACGCCCGCCAAGAACTCCAGCGCGGGCTGCAGCCAGGTCGCCGCCATCGACCTCGCCAAGGGCACCAAGCTGTGGACCAAGACGGTCAAGAACGCTGACAGCACGATCAACCTGGACAACGTGACGGTCGCCCAGCACACCGTCGCGGTCGGCAGCACCAACGGCGGCGCCGCGTTCGACATCGACTCCGGCAAGGCGCTGTGGCAGCCGAAGCCGGGGGACACCTGCTACGACGCCGGCTACGGCGGCGGTGCCAAGCTGGTCGCGATGCGCAAGTGCGGCAGCTACGGCGACCGCCAGCTGCACGTCCAGACCATCGACCCGGCCTCCGGGAAGGTGATCTCCGACTACAAGATGGCCTCCGGCATCGAGTACGCCAGCATCGTCTCCACCGACCCGCTGGTGGTGGCCGCCGACGTCGGCGACAGCGCCGGCGACGGCAGCGGCATCTCCGACTACTTCTCCATCGACGGCAGGACCGGCAAGCTGCTGGCCCGCATCTCCGCGCCCGGCGACACCTACGCCGGCCGCTGCGACGGCATCACCCGCATCGAGGACTGCCGGGAGGTCGTCGCCGGGGGCGGCAAGCTGTTCGTGCCGACCGAGGAGCACGACGGCACCGGCAAGTACAGCAAGACCAACGAGGTCGTCGCCTTCGACCTGGCCACCGGCAAGGAGACCGGCCAGCGCGCCGAGGCCGGCGACGGCTACCTGCTCGCCCCGCTGCGCATGGACGGCGGCAACCTGATCGCCTACAAGCGGCCGCCCTACGACAAGGGCGGCCAGGTCGTCAGCATCGACGGCGGCTCCTTCAAGGCGACCGAGCTGCTGGAGAACCCGGCGGCGCAGGACGTGCGGCAGGCGGAGACCACGATGCTCCCCGACTACGCGGAGATCCTGTTCGGGCAGGGCCGGCTGTACATGTCGTCCGTGTACGCGCACAAGGCCTCGTCCTACGGCAAGGAGTACCTGCTGATCGCGTTCGGCGCGGGCGGCTGA
- a CDS encoding PQQ-binding-like beta-propeller repeat protein, whose translation MTQPPDQPPQGGFGAPQDQPPQGGGFGAPQPPPPPPGRPPAQPPQAQPQPGYGYPQQPGPYAQPGPYAAPGAPAPGPYGQPQQPGPYGGPQPGPYGPQPGYGYPQQPPQYPGAPGTAPGGAPYGGKPPAKGRTALIIGAAAAALLVIGGTVYAVTSGGDDGKKTPVAGKSDDGKQSSATASVDPGDGNGNGGADPDNLNEGRKPGEAKVLWYKSAPDAPGSGADAPGMWISGGTAVKAAYKQVFAYDAGTGSAAWDPITFPQKICAVTAQKSADDKIVVAYMSGVSDRAKCNQLQQIDLATGKKGWSAEVADGALFDSAISIELTVSGKTLMVGRSQSGTAYDIDNGHKLYDKQKYGSACFPTAFAGGAGRLVQVASCGAGTSNEHDEIRELNPADGKVRWTQPVKKGWRVARTYSLNPLVVYLTNEDKKAWNISTFTAAGKFRSEVKVNEKFAPQCGWAILARDLQGCQGVAVDGDTLYLPTDATGGANEIVAVSLATGKEKWRVKSPTDESMSPVRTEGGKLIAYVRPSYDAGGQVVSIPTAGGSHRPTKLLQNPAGTATIENGFFSSAVDWAGGRFYISTTRLNGNDESKEKLMMAFGK comes from the coding sequence CGCCCCCGCCGCCGGGCCGGCCACCGGCCCAGCCGCCCCAGGCGCAGCCCCAGCCCGGCTACGGCTATCCCCAGCAGCCCGGCCCCTACGCCCAGCCGGGCCCGTACGCGGCGCCCGGCGCCCCCGCGCCCGGCCCCTACGGCCAGCCGCAGCAGCCCGGTCCCTACGGCGGGCCCCAGCCCGGCCCGTACGGACCGCAGCCCGGCTACGGCTACCCGCAGCAGCCGCCCCAGTACCCCGGCGCCCCCGGCACCGCGCCCGGCGGCGCCCCGTACGGCGGCAAGCCGCCGGCCAAGGGCCGCACCGCGCTGATCATCGGCGCCGCGGCGGCCGCGCTGCTCGTCATCGGCGGCACCGTCTACGCCGTGACCAGCGGCGGTGACGACGGGAAGAAGACGCCGGTCGCCGGGAAGAGCGACGACGGCAAGCAGTCCTCCGCCACCGCGTCCGTCGACCCCGGTGACGGCAACGGCAACGGCGGCGCCGACCCGGACAACCTCAACGAGGGCCGCAAGCCCGGCGAGGCGAAGGTGCTCTGGTACAAGAGCGCACCCGACGCCCCCGGTTCCGGCGCCGACGCCCCCGGCATGTGGATCTCCGGCGGCACGGCGGTGAAGGCGGCGTACAAGCAGGTCTTCGCCTACGACGCCGGCACCGGCAGCGCGGCCTGGGACCCGATCACGTTCCCGCAGAAGATCTGCGCGGTCACCGCGCAGAAGTCGGCGGACGACAAGATCGTCGTGGCCTACATGAGCGGTGTCAGCGACCGCGCCAAGTGCAACCAGCTCCAGCAGATCGACCTGGCCACCGGCAAGAAGGGCTGGAGCGCCGAGGTCGCCGACGGCGCCCTGTTCGACAGCGCCATCAGCATCGAGCTGACGGTCAGCGGCAAGACGCTGATGGTGGGCCGCTCGCAGTCGGGCACGGCGTACGACATCGACAACGGCCACAAGCTGTACGACAAGCAGAAGTACGGTTCGGCCTGCTTCCCGACCGCGTTCGCGGGCGGCGCGGGCCGGCTGGTCCAGGTGGCCTCCTGCGGCGCCGGCACCAGCAACGAGCACGACGAGATCCGGGAGCTGAACCCGGCCGACGGCAAGGTCAGGTGGACGCAGCCGGTCAAGAAGGGCTGGCGGGTCGCGCGCACCTACTCCCTGAACCCGCTCGTGGTCTACCTGACCAACGAGGACAAGAAGGCGTGGAACATCTCCACCTTCACCGCGGCCGGCAAGTTCAGGTCCGAGGTCAAGGTGAACGAGAAGTTCGCGCCGCAGTGCGGCTGGGCGATCCTCGCCCGTGACCTCCAGGGCTGCCAGGGCGTCGCCGTCGACGGCGACACGCTCTACCTGCCCACCGACGCGACGGGCGGCGCCAACGAGATCGTCGCCGTCAGCCTCGCCACCGGCAAGGAGAAGTGGCGGGTCAAGTCGCCCACGGACGAGTCGATGTCGCCGGTGAGGACCGAGGGCGGCAAGCTCATCGCGTACGTGCGGCCGTCCTACGACGCGGGCGGCCAGGTGGTGTCGATCCCGACCGCCGGCGGCTCGCACCGGCCGACCAAGCTGCTGCAGAACCCCGCGGGCACCGCGACGATCGAGAACGGCTTCTTCAGCTCGGCCGTGGACTGGGCCGGCGGACGCTTCTACATCTCCACCACCCGGCTCAACGGCAACGACGAATCGAAGGAGAAGCTGATGATGGCGTTCGGCAAGTGA